The nucleotide window TGCACAACGACCCTCGGCCCGGCCTGCATCCCACCCGTTCGGCGTCGTTGCGGTTCGGCGATCTCGCGGTGGGGGCAGTAGGGGAAATCGATCCGGAGGTACTGGCGGTCCACGACATCGCTGAGCGGGTTGGCTACCTCGAACTCGATCTCGATGCCCTTCTTGACCGACCCCACGGTGACGCCGTCTACCGGTCCTTCAGCCTCTTCCCGAGTAGCGATATCGACCTCGCCTTCGAGGTAGACGACGAGGTCCCCGCCGCGGCCGTGCACGACGCCATCGACGCCGCTGGTGGTCCGCTGTTGTGGAGCGTGGAACTCTTCGACGTGTATCGCGGGCCAGGGGTGGCCGAGGGTCGCCGGAGCCTCGCCTACCGCCTCCGCTTCCAAGCGGCCGAGCGCACCCTCACCGAGGGCGATGTTGCTGCCGCGCGCTCAGGGGTGATTGATGCCGTGCAATCGGCGCTGCCCGCCACGTTGCGCACCTAGGCCCATCGGCGCCCTCAACTACCGGGGGTCTCGTTGAGGCCACCGTCGCCCATCTGGCGGTAGAGGCTGTAGATCTCCTGACAGATGCCACAGAGGGGGAGTTTGCCGGGATCTTTTTGAGGCACGAAGCGTTCCCCGCACAGGGCCTCCAGCGGATAGCCGAAGATTCGGGCTTCGGTCACTTTGGCCGCCGCTGATTCGCCCGGTTCGGTCCTCACGATGTGGGCCGATTCGGGTGAGGCGGTGGACAGGTTCTCGTCGGTGCGGCGGTCGAGGTCGGGGTCGATCGTGGTGACCGAGGGGTGAGACGGGACAACCATGAGGCGAGAACATAACGCCTCCCGGCCGCCGAGCGAAACCACGGGGAGGAGGCGGAGAGGGCCGGGAGGCTGAAGGGTCCTTGCATGATCATGCAAGATGATGCATGATTCTCGGATGGTTTCCGTAGGCATCATCGGGGCGTCGGGCTTCATCGGCGCCGAGTTGCTGCGCTTGAGCGCGGCCCACCCCGACCTGGACGTCCGTATGGCCACCGGCGACAGCCAAGCCGGGTCCCGGGCCGCCGATCTCTACCCCAGTTTGGCCGCCGCCTATCCGTCGCTCGTCTACCGGGCGTACGACCCGGCCGAGGTGGCCGGTCTGGATGTGGTGTTCCTCGGCCTGCCCCACGGTGCCAGTCAGGCCATCGTGCCCGAGCTCATCGGCAAGGTGGGTCACCTCGTCGACCTCGCCGCCGACTTCCGTCTCCAGGACGCCCGCTTGTACCCCCAGTGGTACGGCGAGGCCCACACCGCCCCCGAGTTGCTGCCGCACTTCGCCTACGGCCTCCCCGAACTGTTCCGCCCCGCCATCCTTGCCGCCACCCACGTGGCCACCCCGGGGTGCTATCCCACCGCAGCGGCCCTCGCCCTCGCCCCGCTCACGCGGGCCGGGGTCATCGACCCGCAGGGGATCATCGTGGACGCCGCCTCGGGAGTGTCCGGTGCCGGCCGCTCGCCGCAAGCGTCCACCACCTTTTGCGCGGTGGACGAAGATTTCACGGCCTACGGCCTGCTCGACCATCGGCACACCCCCGAGATGGAGCAGATACTCGGAGCCACGGTCCTCTTCACCCCCCATTTGGCCCCGATGAACCGCGGTATCTTGGCTACCTGTTACGCCCGCCCCACCGGCACCACCAGCACGACGGCGCTCCTGGATCTCCTCCGTCAGGCCTACGCCGGCGAGCCCTTCGTGGTGGTCACCGAAACCTCGCCGTCTACCAAGGCCACCCTGGGTTCGAACTGTGCCCATGTCACGGCGCGCTATGACCCGCGTAGCGGGTACGTGTTGGCCATCGCCGCCCTCGACAACATCACCAAGGGCGCCGCGGGGGCCGCGGTGCAGTGCGCCAACCTGCTCCTCGGCCTCCCCGAAACCACCGGCCTTCCCATCGCCGGGGTCTACCCATGAACCCCGGGCTGCGGTGGACGACGGAATGTCCCATCCCCCCGTCGGGAGAGATCGTGAGTTGGCTATGAGTGTGACCGCGGCCGCAGGATTCCGGGCCCACGGGGTGGCCTGTGGCATCAAGGAATCGGGTGATCTCGATCTCAGTATCGTGGCCACCCACGACGGTGAGCCGGTCAGCGCCACGGCGGTGTTCACGCAGAACAAGATGACCGCCGCGCCGGTGATCACCACGAGTGCCCACCTGCTCTTGTCCGAGGGGCAGGCCGCCGCGGTGGTCCTCAACAGCGGATGTGCCAACGCCGCCACCGGCCCCTCCGGTGTGGCCGATGCCGAGCGCATGACCGAGTTGGTGGCGGCGGAGATCGGTTGCGCGGCTCACGAGGTGCTCGTCTGCTCCACCGGGCTCATTGGTTACTCGCTGCCCATGGATGCCATTGCGAGCGGCGTGGTGGACCTGGTAGCGGGACTCAACTCCAGCCCCGCCGGTGCCATCGCCGCCTCCCAAGCCATCTGCACCACCGACACCCACCGGAAGGAAGCGGTGGTGCGGGGGCCGGGGTTCGTGGTGGGGGGCATGGCTAAAGGGGCCGCCATGCTCGCCCCCAACATGGCCACGATGTTGGCGGTGATCACCACCGATGTCGCTCTCGCCGCGCCCGCCCTTACCGAGGTGCTGCGGGCGGCGGTGGCGGCGAGCTTCAACTCCATGTCCTCGGATGGATGCACCTCCACCAACGACACCGTGATCCTCCTCGCCTCGGGGCTAGCCGGTCCGCCCACCGACTCGGCGGCGTTCGCTGGCGCGGTGGCCGAGGTGTGTCTCGACCTGGCCACCCAGATGGTGGGCGACGCCGAGGGCCACACCAAAGTGGTGCGCGTGAAGGTCACGGGAGCCGCCTCCGATGACGATGCGCGCGCCGGCGCTCGTCGGGTGGCGGAGAGCCAACTCGTGAAGTGCTCCTGGTACGGCAAGGACCCCTACTGGGGTCGGATTGCCAGTGAGTTGGGCGCGGCGGGGATCGTCTTCGAACCCGAACGCCTGACGGTTCGCTACGGCGAGTTGATCGTGGCCGAAGGAGGCGTCACCGCGCCGGTGGACCCCATCGCCATCGCCGCCTACATGGACCAGGAGTGGATCGAGGTCACGGCCCACCTCGGCCTCGGCGATGGCCGAGCCCAGATCCTCACCAACGATCTCACCCACGCCTACATCGACGAGAACATGGGTACCTCATGATGCCGACTGTCCCCACCGCCCGGGAGACGGCCGAGGCCCGGGCCGCCGTGCTTATCGAGGCTCTGCCCTACATTCAGCGCTTCCATGGCCGCACCATGGTGGTCAAGTACGGCGGTAACGCCATGGTGGACCCCGCGCTGGCGGCCACCTTCGCCGCCGATGTGGTGCTGATGCGCTCGGTGGGCCTGCGGCCCGTGGTGGTCCACGGCGGAGGTCCTCAGATCAGTGACCTGATGACGAGGCTCGGCAAGGTTCCTGAGTTTCGCGACGGCCAACGCGTGACCGATGCCGAGACCGTGGACATCGCCCGCATGGTCTTGGTGGGCAAGGTCAATCGCGAGATCGTGGCCTCCATCAATCTCCACGGATCCCTCGCCGTGGGCGTGAGCGGGGAGGACGCCGGTCTCATCGTGGCCGGTGCCCGCCACCCCGACCTCGGCTTCGTGGGTGATGTTCAGTCCGTGAACCCGGCCATCCTCCAACGCCTCCTGGCCGAAGATCTCATTCCGGTCGTGAGCACGATGGGGGCCGATGCCCAAGGGCAGACCTACAACATCAACGCCGACACGGTGGCAGGAGCGCTGGCCGAGGCTCTTGGTGCCGAGAAGGTCATCTATCTCACCGACGTCGAGGGCCTCCTCGCCGATTGCGACGATCCGGGCAGCCTCATCAGCCGGATCGATGCTTCCGGCTTGGCTGAACTGGTGGCCGCCGGAGCCCTGAGAGGCGGGATGATCCCCAAGATCGACGCCTGCTTGCACGCGGTGGGGCATGGGGTGGCCTCGGCCCATCTCCTCGATGGTCGGCTCCCCCATGTCGTCCTGCTGGAACTCTTCAGCGACGCCGGTATCGGCACCATGATCGTGCCCGAGGAGCCCGCATGAACACCCACGCCCAGGCCATGGGCGCACCGTCGCTCGACCACTGCCCGCTCATGCCCACCTACGGGCCCCCATCGCTACAACTGGTGCGGGGTGAAGGGGTTTGGCTCTGGGATAGGGACGGGCGTCGCTATCTGGATCTGCTCTCGGGTCTGGCCGTCACCAGCCTCGGCCACAGTCATCCCGCCGTGGCGGACGCCCTCTACGCCCAGGCCCAGACGCTGCTGCATGTCTCCAACCTCTTCGGCACGGAACCGGGTTGGCAGGTGGCCCAGACCCTCGATCGTCTCCTCGGGGTGGGCCAGCCCGGCTGGCCCGCCGCCGGCGGTATGCGGGGGCAGGTGTTCTTCGCCAACTCCGGGGCCGAGGCCAACGAATGTGCCCTGAAGTTGGCCCGCCGCTTCGGAGGACGCGGTCGGCATGTTGTGGTGAGCGCCTTCAACTCCTTCCACGGGCGCACCCTGGCCACGCTCCACGCCACCGGCCAGCCCGCCAAGCACGAGGCGTTCCAGCCCCTTCCGGAGGGGTTCCGCCACGTCGCCTGGCAGGACCTCGACGCGCTCGAAGCGGCGCTCGACCCATCGGTCGCCGCCGTGCTCCTCGAGCCGGTGCAGGGCGAGGGTGGAGTGAACCCGGCGAGTGCGGCCTACTTCCAGGGCGTGCGGCGGCTGTGCGACGAGCGCGGCATTCTCTTCATGGTCGATGAGGTGCAGACGGGCCTCGGCCGGTGCGGCTCGTGGTTCGCTCACCAACACCTCGGCGTCGTGCCCGATGTGGTCACCATGGCCAAGGCCCTCGGAAACGGCGTGCCCATCGGAGCCTGTTGGGCCAAGACCGAGGTGGCGGCGGTCTTCGCTCCCGGCGACCACGCCACCACCTACGGGGGCCAGCCGCTGGCGGCGGCCGCCGCCCGCGCCGTACTGGCGGTGATGGAGGCCGAAGACGTCCCGGCCCGAGCACAGCGGGCCGGCCAGCGATTGACCCGCGGGGTGACGGCCCTGGCGGGCGTGAAGGAGGTGCGGGGACTCGGGCTGTTGTTGGCCGTGGAACTCGACGGCCATGATGCCCCTGGCGTGGCGGCTCGCCTGTTGGCTGACGGCGTGATCGTGAATGCCATCACGCCCACGGCGCTGAGGTTGGCGCCGTCCCTGTTGATCAACGATGAGGAACTCGACGTCGCCCTCGTCGCCCTCACGGAGGTTCTCACATGACCCGGCACCTGCTCGATCTCGACGACCTCTCGCCGTCCGAACTAACCCGGATCCTCGATCTGGCCGATGACCCGTCTCGTCCACCGCTCTTGGCCGGCCAGACGGTGGGGCTCTATTTCGAAAAGCCGTCCCTACGCACTCGCCACTCCTGCGAGACGGCGGTGGTCCACTTGGGCGGGCACCCGGTGACCTTCCGCTCCGATGAGATCGGCGGGAGCGGGCGGGAGTCGATGACCGACATCACCCGGGTGCTGTCGGGGTATCACGCCATCCTGGGCGCTCGGGTGTTCGATCACCGGGTCCTCGAGGAGATGACCGCCTGCTCGCAGATTCCGATCGTCAACCTCCTTTCGGACCGAGCCCACCCCTGCCAGGTGCTCGCTGATCTCCTCACGATGCGCCAAGAGTGGGGGAGTCTGGCCGGTGCCACGGTGGCCTGGATCGGCGACTTCAACAATGTGGCCCGAAGCCTGGCCCTGGGCGCCGCCATGGCCGGCATGCACTTCCGGATCGCCAGCCCCGTCGGCTTTGGGCCCAGCCCGGCCGACATCGATCGCCTCATCCTCGCCGGTGCCGCCGGCCCGCCGTTTATGAGTGATCGGCCGGTGGAAGCCGCCGCCGGAGCCGACGCCGTTCATACCGATGTGTGGTCCTCGATGGGCCAGGAAGACGAAATCGCCGCTCGTCGGGCCGCTTTCGAGGGATTTCAGGTGGACGCCGCCGTGATGGCCGCCGCCACCGCGAAAGCCGTGTTCATGCACTGCCTGCCCGCCCATCGGGGCGAGGAAGTGGCCACCGTGGTGGTCGACGGTCCACAGAGCCGGGTCATTGTCCAAGCGCACAACCGTCTCCATGCCTTTCGAGGCCTCCTGCGCTTTCTCCTCGAGGGGAC belongs to Acidimicrobiia bacterium and includes:
- a CDS encoding DUF3039 domain-containing protein, encoding MKPDAPMMPTETIRESCIILHDHARTLQPPGPLRLLPVVSLGGREALCSRLMVVPSHPSVTTIDPDLDRRTDENLSTASPESAHIVRTEPGESAAAKVTEARIFGYPLEALCGERFVPQKDPGKLPLCGICQEIYSLYRQMGDGGLNETPGS
- a CDS encoding N-acetyl-gamma-glutamyl-phosphate reductase — its product is MHDSRMVSVGIIGASGFIGAELLRLSAAHPDLDVRMATGDSQAGSRAADLYPSLAAAYPSLVYRAYDPAEVAGLDVVFLGLPHGASQAIVPELIGKVGHLVDLAADFRLQDARLYPQWYGEAHTAPELLPHFAYGLPELFRPAILAATHVATPGCYPTAAALALAPLTRAGVIDPQGIIVDAASGVSGAGRSPQASTTFCAVDEDFTAYGLLDHRHTPEMEQILGATVLFTPHLAPMNRGILATCYARPTGTTSTTALLDLLRQAYAGEPFVVVTETSPSTKATLGSNCAHVTARYDPRSGYVLAIAALDNITKGAAGAAVQCANLLLGLPETTGLPIAGVYP
- the argJ gene encoding bifunctional glutamate N-acetyltransferase/amino-acid acetyltransferase ArgJ, whose amino-acid sequence is MSVTAAAGFRAHGVACGIKESGDLDLSIVATHDGEPVSATAVFTQNKMTAAPVITTSAHLLLSEGQAAAVVLNSGCANAATGPSGVADAERMTELVAAEIGCAAHEVLVCSTGLIGYSLPMDAIASGVVDLVAGLNSSPAGAIAASQAICTTDTHRKEAVVRGPGFVVGGMAKGAAMLAPNMATMLAVITTDVALAAPALTEVLRAAVAASFNSMSSDGCTSTNDTVILLASGLAGPPTDSAAFAGAVAEVCLDLATQMVGDAEGHTKVVRVKVTGAASDDDARAGARRVAESQLVKCSWYGKDPYWGRIASELGAAGIVFEPERLTVRYGELIVAEGGVTAPVDPIAIAAYMDQEWIEVTAHLGLGDGRAQILTNDLTHAYIDENMGTS
- the argB gene encoding acetylglutamate kinase → MPTVPTARETAEARAAVLIEALPYIQRFHGRTMVVKYGGNAMVDPALAATFAADVVLMRSVGLRPVVVHGGGPQISDLMTRLGKVPEFRDGQRVTDAETVDIARMVLVGKVNREIVASINLHGSLAVGVSGEDAGLIVAGARHPDLGFVGDVQSVNPAILQRLLAEDLIPVVSTMGADAQGQTYNINADTVAGALAEALGAEKVIYLTDVEGLLADCDDPGSLISRIDASGLAELVAAGALRGGMIPKIDACLHAVGHGVASAHLLDGRLPHVVLLELFSDAGIGTMIVPEEPA
- a CDS encoding acetylornithine transaminase; amino-acid sequence: MPTYGPPSLQLVRGEGVWLWDRDGRRYLDLLSGLAVTSLGHSHPAVADALYAQAQTLLHVSNLFGTEPGWQVAQTLDRLLGVGQPGWPAAGGMRGQVFFANSGAEANECALKLARRFGGRGRHVVVSAFNSFHGRTLATLHATGQPAKHEAFQPLPEGFRHVAWQDLDALEAALDPSVAAVLLEPVQGEGGVNPASAAYFQGVRRLCDERGILFMVDEVQTGLGRCGSWFAHQHLGVVPDVVTMAKALGNGVPIGACWAKTEVAAVFAPGDHATTYGGQPLAAAAARAVLAVMEAEDVPARAQRAGQRLTRGVTALAGVKEVRGLGLLLAVELDGHDAPGVAARLLADGVIVNAITPTALRLAPSLLINDEELDVALVALTEVLT
- a CDS encoding ornithine carbamoyltransferase is translated as MTRHLLDLDDLSPSELTRILDLADDPSRPPLLAGQTVGLYFEKPSLRTRHSCETAVVHLGGHPVTFRSDEIGGSGRESMTDITRVLSGYHAILGARVFDHRVLEEMTACSQIPIVNLLSDRAHPCQVLADLLTMRQEWGSLAGATVAWIGDFNNVARSLALGAAMAGMHFRIASPVGFGPSPADIDRLILAGAAGPPFMSDRPVEAAAGADAVHTDVWSSMGQEDEIAARRAAFEGFQVDAAVMAAATAKAVFMHCLPAHRGEEVATVVVDGPQSRVIVQAHNRLHAFRGLLRFLLEGTA